One stretch of Geitlerinema sp. PCC 9228 DNA includes these proteins:
- the hypF gene encoding carbamoyltransferase HypF, with amino-acid sequence MAAEEIRIFGTVQGVGFRPTVYRFAKACSLTGQVWNDGSGVVIRVRGSQGNIDRFLQQLQWHAPPLAKIDRIHRQPDTSNREFNDFTIAGSQTTSVRTAISGDAATCDACLQETFDPNSRWYRYPFTNCTHCGPRLSIVQGIPYDRVNTSMAVFPMCADCQREYYDVENRRFHAQPIACPVCGPQIWLENAQGEIIFDEAIATTIRLIQQGYIVAMKGLGGFHLAVDATNERAVQTLRQRKKRDRKPFALMVRDLQVLANYCSLSAGEKELLQSPAAPIVLLAANGYRQVAPSVAPGQNRLGVMLPYTPLHHLIWSSLEMPVVLTSGNISDEPQCIDNQEAREKLSSQADFFLLHNRDIVNRVDDSVVRVFQDAPMVLRRARGYAPSPISLPPGLADTPPLLAMGGELKSTFCLVDGGKAILSQHLGDLENAAAWRGYGDTLQLYLQLFRCQPQAIAVDEHPEYLASKWGRDWAAADALPLYTIQHHHAHIGAVMAENHLPVDTPPVLGVAWDGLGYGSDGTFWGGEFLLADYHGFQRLASLPAVPLLGGEKAMSQPWRNTYAHLRRLGDWEGWERSYGDLAIVQFLGKQPRQLLDQMASQGINAPLASSAGRLFDAVAAAIGICREVCQYEGQAAVEMEACIDAQSWDWAQKTGGYRFRWYTIDDRTTQWVLDPQPMWWELLADCQIRLSPAVMAAKFHVGLARAIAFGIRQISDRYKFSHVAFSGGVWQNQRLLEAVCQQLQRWEIPVLTHHQIPPNDGGLSLGQAAIAAARWQH; translated from the coding sequence TGGCAAAAATTGACCGCATTCACCGCCAACCGGATACCAGCAATAGGGAGTTTAATGATTTTACCATTGCCGGCAGCCAAACCACGAGCGTACGGACTGCTATATCAGGAGATGCTGCCACCTGCGATGCTTGTTTGCAGGAAACTTTTGACCCCAATAGCCGCTGGTATCGCTATCCATTTACCAATTGTACTCACTGTGGACCGCGCCTGAGCATTGTTCAAGGCATTCCTTACGATCGCGTTAATACCAGTATGGCGGTTTTTCCCATGTGTGCGGACTGCCAGCGGGAATACTACGATGTGGAAAATCGCCGTTTCCACGCTCAACCCATTGCCTGCCCGGTATGTGGACCGCAAATTTGGTTGGAAAATGCCCAAGGAGAAATTATATTTGATGAGGCGATAGCCACTACCATCCGCCTCATCCAGCAGGGATACATTGTGGCGATGAAAGGGTTGGGGGGATTTCACCTGGCTGTCGATGCCACCAATGAAAGGGCGGTACAAACGCTACGCCAGCGCAAAAAACGCGATCGCAAACCATTTGCTCTCATGGTACGGGATTTGCAGGTGCTTGCCAACTATTGTAGCCTTTCTGCTGGCGAAAAAGAATTGTTGCAAAGTCCGGCAGCGCCTATTGTGTTGCTAGCTGCTAACGGCTACCGTCAAGTTGCCCCATCGGTCGCCCCCGGGCAAAATAGGTTGGGGGTGATGCTGCCCTATACGCCGCTACACCATCTCATTTGGTCTTCTCTGGAGATGCCAGTGGTTCTCACTAGTGGCAATATTTCCGACGAACCTCAATGTATCGACAATCAAGAAGCGAGGGAGAAATTAAGTTCGCAAGCGGATTTTTTCTTACTACACAACCGCGATATTGTCAACCGGGTAGACGATTCTGTGGTGCGGGTTTTCCAAGATGCCCCCATGGTGTTGCGACGCGCCCGTGGCTACGCCCCCAGCCCCATTTCTCTGCCGCCGGGATTGGCGGATACGCCGCCGTTGCTGGCGATGGGGGGTGAGTTGAAGAGTACGTTTTGTTTGGTGGATGGGGGAAAAGCGATTTTATCCCAGCATTTGGGCGATTTGGAGAATGCTGCTGCCTGGCGGGGATATGGGGATACGCTACAACTGTACTTGCAATTGTTTCGCTGTCAACCCCAAGCGATCGCGGTAGACGAACATCCGGAATATTTAGCCAGCAAGTGGGGGCGCGATTGGGCGGCGGCGGATGCATTGCCTTTGTATACCATCCAACACCACCATGCCCACATTGGGGCGGTGATGGCAGAAAATCATTTGCCGGTGGATACACCGCCGGTGTTGGGGGTGGCTTGGGATGGGTTGGGTTACGGCAGCGACGGTACGTTTTGGGGGGGAGAATTTTTGCTGGCGGATTATCACGGGTTTCAGCGGCTGGCTTCCTTGCCGGCGGTTCCCCTGTTGGGGGGAGAAAAGGCAATGTCTCAACCCTGGCGCAATACCTACGCCCATTTACGCCGCCTTGGGGATTGGGAAGGTTGGGAACGTTCCTACGGGGATTTGGCAATCGTGCAATTTTTGGGCAAACAACCGCGACAGCTTTTAGACCAAATGGCAAGCCAAGGCATTAACGCCCCTCTGGCTTCTTCGGCGGGGCGTTTGTTCGATGCGGTGGCAGCGGCTATTGGCATTTGTCGGGAAGTATGTCAGTACGAAGGGCAAGCAGCGGTGGAAATGGAAGCCTGTATCGATGCCCAAAGTTGGGATTGGGCGCAGAAGACCGGTGGCTATCGCTTTCGTTGGTATACAATAGACGATCGTACCACTCAATGGGTTTTGGACCCCCAACCCATGTGGTGGGAGTTGCTGGCGGATTGTCAAATCCGTCTCTCGCCTGCGGTGATGGCAGCCAAATTTCATGTAGGATTGGCCCGGGCGATCGCTTTTGGAATTCGGCAAATCAGCGATCGCTATAAATTTTCCCATGTTGCCTTCTCTGGGGGCGTTTGGCAAAACCAACGGTTGCTAGAGGCAGTTTGCCAGCAACTGCAAAGGTGGGAGATACCCGTTCTCACCCACCACCAAATTCCTCCCAACGACGGTGGGTTATCCTTGGGGCAAGCAGCCATTGCCGCTGCCCGCTGGCAACATTGA
- a CDS encoding protochlorophyllide reductase: protein MAQEKSTVVITGASSGVGLQAAKALANRGDWYVVMACRNLEKAEQAAQDVGMPVGSYTILPLDLASLKSVRQFVTKFRETGKSLDALVCNAAVYMPLLKQPLRSEDGYELTVATNHLGHFLLCNLMLEDMKHSPNPEPRLVILGTVTANPKELGGKIPIPAPPDLGDLQGLEQGFQEPVSMINGKPFKPGKAYKDSKLCNVLTMKELHRRYHDATGIVFSSLYPGCVAESPLFRNHFSLFQKIFPWFQKNVTGGYVSEELAGERVAAVVADPEYNQSGAYWSWGNRQKKGRRSFEQELSDEANDNRKAERLWELSAKLVGLA from the coding sequence ATGGCACAAGAGAAATCAACGGTCGTCATTACAGGTGCTTCTTCCGGAGTCGGCTTGCAAGCCGCCAAAGCCCTGGCAAATCGAGGAGACTGGTATGTGGTCATGGCTTGCCGCAATTTAGAAAAAGCGGAACAAGCCGCCCAAGACGTGGGCATGCCCGTGGGTAGCTATACCATTTTGCCCTTGGATCTGGCTTCCCTCAAAAGCGTTCGTCAATTTGTCACCAAGTTCCGCGAAACGGGCAAATCCCTGGATGCTTTGGTTTGCAACGCCGCTGTTTACATGCCTTTGCTCAAACAGCCGCTACGCAGCGAGGATGGCTACGAACTCACTGTCGCCACCAACCATTTGGGGCATTTTCTGCTGTGCAATTTAATGCTGGAGGATATGAAACATTCCCCCAACCCCGAACCCCGGTTGGTGATTTTAGGTACGGTTACTGCCAATCCCAAAGAACTGGGCGGCAAAATTCCCATTCCTGCCCCGCCGGATTTGGGAGATTTACAAGGGTTGGAACAAGGTTTTCAAGAACCCGTTTCTATGATTAACGGCAAGCCTTTCAAACCAGGCAAAGCCTACAAAGACAGCAAGCTGTGCAACGTTCTCACCATGAAAGAGTTGCACCGACGCTACCACGATGCTACGGGGATTGTCTTTTCTTCCTTGTATCCCGGCTGCGTCGCCGAAAGTCCCCTTTTCCGCAATCACTTCTCGTTGTTCCAAAAGATTTTCCCCTGGTTCCAGAAAAACGTTACTGGGGGATATGTTTCGGAAGAACTGGCAGGAGAGCGGGTGGCTGCCGTGGTTGCCGATCCCGAATACAACCAATCCGGGGCTTACTGGAGTTGGGGGAACCGCCAGAAAAAAGGTCGTCGCTCCTTCGAACAGGAACTTTCCGACGAAGCCAACGACAATCGCAAGGCAGAGCGTCTTTGGGAGTTGAGTGCCAAGTTAGTTGGTTTGGCGTAA
- a CDS encoding class I SAM-dependent methyltransferase: MPGISQWQKRFFAWGMAKANETSGESIQLHQHPHHANMAELKKDLLGRLSGTVLEIGPGAGANFVYYPHNIRWIGVEPNPYMHQYLRREATEQGIEAVEVYAGGAEHLPVADGSVDAVVSTHVLCSVGDLEPTLQEIQRVLKPGGTFTFMEHVADRHESLGRKVQNAIAPIWKTLFDNCHPNRETWVYLQKAGFESVEYHDFQLPFPIVHPHIAGVATKTTA; the protein is encoded by the coding sequence ATGCCAGGAATTTCGCAGTGGCAAAAGCGGTTTTTTGCCTGGGGAATGGCGAAAGCCAACGAAACCAGTGGGGAGAGCATCCAATTGCACCAGCATCCCCACCATGCCAATATGGCAGAACTGAAAAAAGACCTATTGGGGCGTTTGTCGGGAACTGTTTTAGAAATTGGACCGGGGGCTGGTGCCAATTTTGTTTATTATCCCCACAACATTCGCTGGATTGGCGTGGAACCCAATCCCTACATGCACCAATATTTGCGTCGGGAAGCTACCGAACAGGGAATAGAAGCGGTGGAAGTATATGCAGGTGGGGCGGAACATTTACCGGTTGCCGATGGTAGCGTGGATGCGGTGGTGAGTACCCACGTGCTTTGTTCGGTGGGGGATTTGGAACCGACGTTGCAGGAAATTCAACGGGTTCTCAAGCCGGGCGGTACGTTTACGTTTATGGAACATGTGGCTGACCGCCATGAGAGTTTGGGGCGCAAGGTACAAAATGCGATCGCACCTATCTGGAAAACTTTATTCGACAACTGCCACCCCAACCGCGAGACTTGGGTTTACCTGCAAAAAGCTGGGTTTGAATCAGTAGAATACCACGATTTTCAGCTTCCTTTCCCCATCGTTCACCCACACATCGCCGGGGTAGCCACGAAAACAACGGCATAG
- a CDS encoding EfeM/EfeO family lipoprotein, whose translation MNVSIPQISTATEPAGTPPTSVAVTSDRYSQQVETGLQYFRQRAKEQLSLVEDLLATLKSGDLEAAKAAYVEARPPYEEIEVFAASFEQEDSDIDARPYSFAAGEMSSDFVGFHRVERYLYRDGDLEAAIPYAEGLKDSVRSLIDKLNDPSNFNASLNFDGMVTLATEVPAKKISSEEETWSGQSLLIYKSNWIGIYSQYKPFASLLDKEIANRVDAAYQNCMKTIEPFFSENSVAATPYSQVSTEQRGEIVRASYQFRQALIEARDALGLS comes from the coding sequence TTGAACGTTTCCATCCCTCAGATTTCCACGGCAACAGAACCAGCTGGCACCCCACCAACTTCCGTGGCAGTTACCAGCGATCGCTACAGCCAACAAGTTGAAACTGGTTTGCAATATTTTCGCCAGCGTGCGAAAGAACAGCTTTCCCTAGTGGAAGATTTGCTGGCTACCCTCAAAAGTGGGGATTTAGAAGCAGCCAAAGCAGCCTATGTGGAAGCTAGACCTCCCTACGAGGAAATTGAAGTATTCGCCGCCAGTTTCGAACAGGAAGACTCGGATATCGATGCGCGACCTTATTCTTTCGCTGCCGGAGAAATGTCGTCGGATTTCGTCGGTTTTCACCGCGTCGAACGATATTTATACCGCGATGGCGACCTAGAAGCTGCCATTCCCTATGCGGAAGGATTAAAAGACAGCGTGCGATCGCTCATCGATAAACTCAACGACCCCAGCAACTTCAACGCCAGCTTAAACTTCGACGGCATGGTTACCCTCGCCACCGAAGTACCCGCAAAAAAGATTTCCAGCGAAGAAGAAACCTGGTCGGGGCAGAGTTTGCTCATTTACAAGAGCAATTGGATTGGCATCTACAGTCAATACAAACCCTTTGCCTCGCTTCTCGATAAAGAAATCGCCAATCGCGTCGATGCTGCCTATCAGAACTGCATGAAGACCATCGAACCTTTCTTTAGCGAGAACAGCGTCGCCGCCACGCCATACAGCCAAGTCAGTACCGAACAGCGTGGAGAAATCGTTCGCGCCAGCTATCAGTTCCGCCAGGCACTCATAGAAGCGCGCGATGCCTTGGGATTGAGTTAG